A single Nocardioides bizhenqiangii DNA region contains:
- a CDS encoding DEAD/DEAH box helicase, translated as MTASPAVARPGPGSGVDPVALVRRLAAGATRADRLTHLERIPARPAVTEAWPVWADPTVVAAYSSRGVTQPWRHQVRAAEHAHAGEHVVLATGTASGKSLGYLLPALSAIRAGRGPRGQRGSSTLYLAPTKALAQDQRSSIAALGLDVRVATHDGDSTQEQRDWTRDHAEYVLTNPDMLHRSMLPTHDRWARFLATVDYVVVDECHHYRGVFGAHVAQVLRRLRRVCAAHGASPTFVLASATVAEPEVAARRLTGLDVVAVADDDSPRGEVAVGLWEPPLTSYAGEHGAPVRRPASAETADLLADLVVEGVRTLAFVRSRRGVEQVAQRASDLLAEVEPGLAARVDSYRGGYLPEERRALEDDLRSGRLLGMAATNALELGIDVSGLDAVLVTGFPGTRAAFWQQVGRAGRTGGGALGMLIARDDPLDTYLVHHPEALLGRPVEGTVFDPDNPYVLGPHLCAAAQEQPITTADLALFGPTARGLLDDLVEAGLLRRRPSGWYWTDRRRAADLADIRSTGGAQVQLVEAATGRVVGTVDGGRAHTTAHTGAIYVHRGETWQVERLDLDDQVAEIRRADVGYTTTARDVADIAIVAERDHRMWGRCRVSFGAVDVSNQVTSYLRRRTRTGEVIDETPLDLPVRTLRTSAVWWTVPDDVLADTGLDRADLPGAAHAAEHCSIGLLPLFATCDRWDIGGVSTARHPDTGLLTVFVHDGHPGGAGFAERGYATAHDWLTATRATIAACECVSGCPSCIQSPKCGNGNDPLDKAGAVLLLDVLLAGQSRRR; from the coding sequence ATGACCGCCTCCCCCGCCGTCGCCCGCCCGGGTCCCGGGTCAGGCGTCGACCCGGTGGCGCTGGTCCGACGACTCGCGGCCGGGGCCACCAGGGCCGACCGGCTCACCCACCTGGAGCGGATCCCGGCGCGCCCGGCGGTCACCGAGGCATGGCCCGTGTGGGCGGACCCGACCGTGGTCGCGGCGTACTCCTCCCGCGGAGTGACCCAACCCTGGCGGCACCAGGTCCGCGCTGCCGAGCACGCCCACGCGGGCGAGCACGTCGTGCTCGCGACGGGGACGGCGTCGGGCAAGTCGCTGGGCTACCTGCTGCCTGCTCTCAGTGCGATTCGTGCGGGTCGGGGCCCGCGCGGCCAACGGGGCTCGAGCACGCTCTACCTCGCACCCACCAAGGCCCTCGCCCAGGACCAGCGGTCCTCGATCGCCGCGCTGGGGCTCGACGTGCGGGTCGCCACCCACGACGGCGACAGCACGCAGGAGCAGCGCGACTGGACACGCGACCACGCCGAGTACGTCCTGACCAACCCCGACATGCTGCACCGGTCGATGCTGCCGACCCACGACCGGTGGGCGCGGTTCCTCGCGACGGTCGACTACGTCGTCGTCGACGAGTGCCACCACTACCGCGGGGTGTTCGGCGCCCATGTCGCGCAGGTGCTCCGCCGGCTCCGGCGGGTGTGCGCTGCCCACGGTGCGTCCCCGACCTTCGTCCTGGCGTCGGCGACCGTGGCCGAGCCGGAGGTGGCGGCCCGCCGGCTCACCGGTCTCGACGTCGTGGCGGTCGCCGACGACGACTCACCCCGCGGCGAGGTCGCGGTGGGGCTGTGGGAGCCGCCGCTGACGTCCTACGCCGGCGAGCACGGCGCGCCCGTACGCCGCCCGGCGTCCGCCGAGACCGCCGACCTGCTCGCGGACCTCGTGGTCGAGGGCGTGCGCACGCTGGCGTTCGTCCGGTCCCGCCGCGGCGTCGAACAGGTGGCGCAGCGGGCGTCCGACCTGCTCGCCGAGGTCGAGCCCGGGCTGGCGGCCCGGGTTGACTCCTACCGCGGCGGCTACTTGCCGGAGGAGCGACGCGCGCTCGAGGACGACCTGCGCAGCGGCCGGTTGCTCGGGATGGCGGCGACCAACGCTCTCGAGCTCGGCATCGACGTCAGCGGTCTCGACGCCGTGCTCGTGACCGGGTTCCCCGGCACCCGCGCGGCGTTCTGGCAGCAGGTGGGGCGGGCCGGCCGCACGGGCGGCGGCGCGCTCGGCATGCTGATCGCGCGCGACGACCCGCTCGACACCTATCTCGTGCACCATCCGGAGGCCCTGCTCGGCCGGCCGGTCGAAGGCACCGTGTTCGACCCCGACAATCCCTACGTCCTGGGCCCGCACCTGTGCGCCGCCGCGCAGGAGCAGCCGATCACCACCGCCGACCTGGCGCTGTTCGGGCCGACCGCCCGCGGTCTGCTCGACGACCTGGTGGAGGCCGGTCTGCTGCGCCGCCGGCCGTCCGGCTGGTACTGGACCGACCGCCGGCGGGCGGCCGACCTGGCCGACATCCGCTCGACCGGTGGGGCGCAGGTCCAGCTGGTCGAGGCCGCCACCGGTCGGGTGGTCGGCACCGTCGACGGCGGGCGGGCGCACACCACTGCCCACACCGGCGCGATCTACGTCCACCGCGGCGAGACCTGGCAGGTCGAGCGGCTCGACCTCGACGACCAGGTCGCCGAGATCCGCCGCGCCGACGTCGGCTACACCACGACCGCCCGCGACGTCGCTGACATCGCGATCGTCGCCGAACGCGACCACCGGATGTGGGGCAGGTGCCGGGTGTCGTTCGGGGCGGTGGACGTGAGCAACCAGGTGACGTCCTACCTCCGCCGCCGCACCCGCACCGGCGAGGTGATCGATGAGACGCCGCTCGACCTACCCGTGCGCACGCTGCGCACCAGTGCGGTCTGGTGGACGGTGCCGGACGACGTGCTCGCGGACACCGGCCTCGACCGGGCGGACCTGCCCGGCGCGGCGCACGCCGCCGAGCACTGCTCGATCGGGCTGCTCCCGCTGTTCGCGACGTGCGACCGGTGGGACATCGGCGGCGTCTCGACCGCACGGCATCCCGACACCGGCCTGCTCACGGTGTTCGTCCACGACGGCCACCCAGGGGGCGCGGGCTTCGCCGAGCGGGGCTACGCGACCGCCCACGACTGGCTCACCGCGACCCGCGCCACGATCGCCGCCTGCGAGTGCGTGAGCGGCTGTCCGTCGTGCATCCAGTCGCCCAAGTGCGGCAACGGCAACGACCCGCTCGACAAAGCGGGAGCCGTGCTGTTGCTCGACGTGCTGCTCGCCGGACAGTCCCGCCGGCGGTAG
- a CDS encoding STAS domain-containing protein, with the protein MSGEIDVYTAPKLRDTITELVAAGTYDIVIDMERVEFLDSTGLGVLVGGLKKVRAHEGSLQLICNQDRLLKIFRITGLAKVFTIHASADAALT; encoded by the coding sequence GTGAGTGGAGAGATCGACGTCTACACCGCGCCGAAGCTGCGCGACACCATCACCGAGCTGGTCGCCGCCGGCACTTACGACATCGTCATCGACATGGAGCGGGTCGAGTTCCTCGACTCCACCGGTCTCGGCGTGCTGGTGGGCGGCCTGAAGAAGGTCCGTGCCCACGAGGGCTCGCTCCAGCTGATCTGCAACCAGGACCGGCTGCTCAAGATCTTCCGGATCACCGGGCTCGCGAAGGTCTTCACGATCCACGCCTCCGCTGACGCTGCGTTGACCTGA
- a CDS encoding sodium-translocating pyrophosphatase: MPGILPAVVEVEGGDFVLVALVTVIALGSLAMAVIFRQQVLAAGEGTENMRRIAQAVQEGANAYLTRQFRTLAVFAAIAFFALMVLPADDATVRIFRSVFFLVGAGFSAAIGYLGMSLAVRANLRVAAAANEVGRDPAMNIGFRTGAFVGMATVGLGLLGASVVVLAFQDEAPHVLEGFGFGAALLAMFMRVGGGIFTKAADVGADLVGKVEQGIPEDDPRNAATIADNVGDNVGDCAGMAADLFESYAVTLVAALILGSQAFGDQGLVFPLIVPAIGALSAIAGVFLTKPRAGENGLKTINRAFYMSAAVGAVASAIAAFVYLPGEWSEFGTGVDAELSPPVFAAGAVVIGIVLAAAILALTGYFTGTDHRPVKDVARTSLTGHATVILSGLSVGFESAVYTAIVIGAAVFGAALLAGGTTSLALFAVALAGCGLLTTVGVIVAMDTFGPVSDNAQGIAEMSGDVSPEGAQILTELDAVGNTTKAITKGIAIATAVLAASALFASYTQSAFEEVGDAGSLDLLSEFLVYDAKLIVGALLGAGVVFLFSGLAINAVGRAAGAVVMEVRRQFREIPGIMEGTGRPEYGKVVDIVTRDSLRELATPGILAILAPVAVGFGLGVGPLAGFLVGAIASGTLMAVFLANAGGAWDNAKKLVEDGHYGGKGSEAHAATVTGDTVGDPFKDTAGPAINPLLKVMNLVSLLIVGAIVSLSYGEDENDFLRILIAVLAAAGIAIAVYVSKQRQSSMGDDVDTPAAPIEAS; this comes from the coding sequence ATGCCCGGGATTCTTCCCGCTGTCGTCGAGGTCGAAGGCGGTGACTTCGTGCTGGTCGCCCTGGTGACGGTGATCGCGCTCGGATCGCTCGCGATGGCCGTCATCTTCCGCCAGCAGGTCCTCGCCGCCGGCGAAGGCACCGAGAACATGCGCCGCATCGCGCAGGCCGTGCAGGAGGGCGCCAACGCCTACCTCACCCGGCAGTTCCGGACCCTCGCGGTCTTCGCCGCGATCGCCTTCTTCGCGCTGATGGTCCTGCCGGCCGACGACGCGACCGTCCGGATCTTCCGCTCGGTCTTCTTCCTCGTCGGCGCCGGCTTCTCAGCGGCGATCGGCTACCTGGGCATGTCGCTGGCCGTCCGCGCCAACCTGCGCGTCGCAGCAGCGGCCAACGAGGTCGGACGCGACCCGGCGATGAACATCGGCTTCCGCACCGGCGCCTTCGTCGGCATGGCCACTGTCGGTCTCGGCCTGCTCGGCGCCAGCGTCGTCGTGCTCGCGTTCCAGGACGAGGCGCCGCACGTGCTCGAAGGCTTCGGCTTCGGCGCCGCGCTGCTCGCCATGTTCATGCGTGTCGGCGGCGGCATCTTCACCAAGGCGGCCGACGTGGGCGCCGACCTGGTCGGCAAGGTCGAGCAGGGCATCCCCGAGGACGACCCCCGCAACGCGGCGACGATCGCCGACAACGTGGGCGACAACGTCGGCGACTGCGCCGGCATGGCAGCCGACCTCTTCGAGTCGTACGCCGTGACCCTCGTCGCGGCGCTGATCCTCGGCTCGCAGGCGTTCGGCGACCAGGGCCTGGTCTTCCCGCTGATCGTCCCCGCGATCGGCGCCCTGTCCGCGATCGCCGGCGTCTTCCTCACCAAGCCCCGCGCCGGTGAGAACGGCCTCAAGACGATCAACCGAGCCTTCTACATGTCGGCCGCCGTCGGTGCTGTCGCCAGCGCGATCGCCGCGTTCGTCTACCTCCCCGGCGAGTGGAGCGAGTTCGGCACCGGCGTCGACGCAGAGCTGTCCCCGCCGGTCTTCGCCGCGGGTGCGGTGGTCATCGGCATCGTGCTCGCTGCCGCGATCCTCGCGCTCACCGGCTACTTCACCGGCACCGACCACCGCCCGGTCAAGGACGTCGCCAGGACCTCCCTCACCGGCCACGCGACGGTGATCCTCTCGGGTCTGTCGGTCGGCTTCGAGTCGGCCGTCTACACCGCGATCGTCATCGGCGCCGCGGTCTTCGGTGCAGCACTACTTGCCGGCGGCACGACGAGCCTCGCGCTGTTCGCGGTCGCGCTCGCCGGTTGCGGTCTGCTCACGACGGTCGGCGTGATCGTCGCGATGGACACCTTCGGGCCGGTCTCCGACAACGCGCAGGGCATCGCCGAGATGTCCGGCGACGTCAGCCCGGAGGGCGCACAGATCCTCACCGAGCTGGACGCGGTCGGCAACACCACCAAGGCGATCACCAAGGGCATCGCGATCGCGACCGCCGTCCTCGCGGCGAGCGCGCTGTTCGCGTCGTACACGCAGAGCGCGTTCGAGGAGGTCGGCGACGCCGGTTCTCTCGACCTGCTGAGCGAGTTCCTCGTCTACGACGCCAAGCTGATCGTCGGTGCGCTGCTCGGCGCCGGCGTGGTGTTCCTCTTCTCCGGTCTCGCGATCAACGCGGTCGGTCGCGCGGCCGGCGCCGTGGTGATGGAGGTCCGCCGCCAGTTCCGCGAGATCCCCGGGATCATGGAGGGCACCGGTCGTCCGGAGTACGGCAAGGTCGTCGACATCGTGACCCGCGACTCGCTCCGCGAGCTGGCCACGCCGGGCATCCTCGCCATCCTGGCGCCCGTCGCCGTCGGCTTCGGCCTCGGTGTCGGCCCGCTGGCTGGCTTCCTGGTCGGCGCCATCGCCTCCGGCACGCTGATGGCGGTGTTCCTCGCGAACGCCGGCGGTGCCTGGGACAACGCCAAGAAGCTGGTCGAGGACGGCCACTACGGCGGCAAGGGCTCGGAGGCGCACGCCGCGACGGTCACCGGCGACACGGTCGGCGACCCGTTCAAGGACACCGCCGGCCCGGCGATCAACCCGCTGCTCAAGGTGATGAACCTGGTCTCGCTGCTCATCGTGGGAGCGATCGTCAGCCTCTCCTACGGCGAGGACGAGAACGACTTCCTGCGGATCCTGATCGCCGTCCTCGCTGCGGCAGGCATCGCGATCGCGGTCTACGTCTCGAAGCAGCGGCAGTCGTCGATGGGAGACGACGTCGACACTCCCGCGGCACCGATCGAAGCGTCCTGA
- a CDS encoding thrombospondin type 3 repeat-containing protein gives MGAIRGLCAGVMVAGLTAALGTASPTAEAALPGPDSGSWIAVKKAGTTATDGAGDLATAHLDLTAAGGTLGPATVFVAADLVHASFRFHVAALPADAAGGYVVQFDTDDNPAGWEAALRYDPSADTVTFFTAGPNAGVKIAGTSAGSPVAMSPSTATSYPGADGGAYVAFAVPRSRLTSAGITLGAPMVIGTTTGTGAALDAGGLLAAAKADVLGTPKFGGLNPPAWNTLDTDRIEFDSDGDGIADDLDNCPVHSNPGQEDDDAAVDNSLPPGTTGMPDGTEGKGNACDRTPRGYDLDKDGVGHMDDRCPERPGLGSDGCLARSTTSAILRYVPRAKAFVGSVRADYDVCVPRRNVTVFKLVSGPDRKLGTVKTDAAGKYRLAKRASSGKYYAQVDTKLIWTEGARCYAVKSPRIQVR, from the coding sequence ATGGGGGCCATCCGAGGCCTGTGCGCAGGTGTGATGGTCGCAGGGCTGACCGCAGCGCTGGGCACGGCGTCACCCACCGCGGAGGCTGCCCTTCCCGGGCCGGACAGCGGCAGCTGGATCGCGGTCAAGAAGGCGGGCACGACCGCGACCGACGGCGCGGGTGACCTCGCCACCGCCCATCTCGACCTGACGGCGGCCGGAGGCACGCTCGGTCCGGCGACGGTCTTCGTCGCCGCGGACCTCGTGCACGCCTCCTTCCGGTTCCACGTCGCCGCGCTGCCTGCTGACGCGGCCGGCGGTTACGTGGTCCAGTTCGACACCGATGACAACCCCGCAGGCTGGGAAGCCGCGCTCCGCTACGACCCCTCCGCCGACACGGTCACGTTCTTCACGGCGGGGCCCAACGCCGGGGTGAAGATCGCCGGGACCTCCGCAGGCTCTCCGGTGGCGATGTCCCCGTCGACCGCCACCAGCTACCCGGGAGCCGACGGGGGAGCGTACGTCGCGTTCGCCGTGCCCCGATCGAGACTGACCTCTGCCGGCATCACCCTCGGCGCGCCGATGGTGATCGGCACCACGACCGGCACCGGTGCGGCGCTCGACGCCGGCGGGCTTCTGGCCGCGGCGAAGGCCGACGTGCTGGGTACCCCGAAGTTCGGTGGTCTGAACCCACCCGCCTGGAACACCCTCGACACCGACCGGATCGAGTTCGACAGCGACGGCGACGGCATCGCCGACGACCTCGACAACTGCCCGGTCCATTCCAATCCCGGCCAGGAGGACGACGACGCCGCGGTCGACAACAGCCTCCCGCCCGGCACCACCGGGATGCCGGACGGTACCGAGGGCAAGGGCAACGCCTGTGACCGGACCCCGCGGGGCTACGACCTCGACAAGGACGGCGTCGGCCACATGGACGACCGGTGCCCGGAGCGCCCCGGGCTGGGGTCCGACGGGTGTCTCGCGCGGTCGACCACCTCTGCGATCCTCCGGTACGTGCCGAGGGCGAAGGCCTTCGTGGGCAGCGTCCGGGCCGACTACGACGTGTGCGTGCCGCGCCGCAACGTGACGGTCTTCAAGCTCGTCTCGGGTCCCGACCGCAAGCTCGGCACGGTCAAGACGGACGCCGCCGGGAAGTACCGCCTGGCCAAGCGTGCATCCAGCGGCAAGTACTACGCCCAGGTCGACACCAAGCTGATCTGGACCGAGGGCGCACGCTGCTACGCGGTGAAGTCACCGAGGATCCAAGTCCGCTGA
- a CDS encoding class I SAM-dependent methyltransferase, protein MLTADFTYDAVAELLGTEAHAALSRNETTPAVRRTADGGPLASLVRLFLLQRPVPLAEAERALPGLVEQLTADGMLARSVGEVSARLDCRPYGNDGTDLWVVSDLTPGLDGRPQQVTPDYVLGISPASTSLAQLTVRRDVGKALDLGTGCGVQALHLAGHADRVVATDVNPRALDLARFNAALNEVGARVDQRSGSFFDPVAGERFDLISTNPPFVISPGDDGSDEHRLVYRDSGLPGDQAVEHIVRTAPAHLTDGGWCQVLASWVVLTDRPWDERLAEWLPDGCDALVVQREVIDPAGYVELWLRDSGHHPSTGGGRADDYVRRYDAWLSWLQEQGVAGIGFGWINLHRTGGGTIELLDWPYDVEQPIAPAVEAWGTAQGQAVVPTSRLVLRSDVVQETSGPVGAEHPATILLRQQRGFRRARQVDTVVAAVVGACDGELPVGAIVDAVAQLLELDPAGTRERYLPELTALVAEGYLESR, encoded by the coding sequence TTGCTGACCGCGGACTTCACCTACGACGCGGTCGCCGAGCTGCTCGGCACGGAGGCGCACGCCGCGTTGTCGCGCAACGAGACCACCCCGGCGGTACGACGGACGGCGGACGGCGGTCCGCTCGCGTCGCTGGTCCGGCTGTTCCTGCTCCAGCGCCCGGTGCCACTGGCCGAGGCGGAGCGGGCGCTCCCCGGACTGGTCGAGCAGCTGACCGCCGACGGCATGCTCGCGCGCTCGGTCGGCGAGGTGTCCGCCCGGCTCGACTGCCGGCCCTACGGCAACGACGGGACCGACCTATGGGTCGTCAGCGACCTGACGCCGGGCCTGGACGGTCGTCCGCAGCAGGTCACCCCGGACTACGTGCTCGGGATCAGCCCTGCCTCCACCTCGCTCGCCCAGCTCACCGTGCGGCGCGACGTCGGCAAGGCCCTCGACCTCGGCACCGGCTGCGGGGTACAGGCGCTGCACCTCGCCGGGCACGCGGACCGGGTGGTCGCGACGGACGTCAACCCGCGGGCGCTCGACCTGGCCAGGTTCAACGCCGCGCTCAACGAGGTCGGCGCGCGGGTCGACCAGCGGTCCGGGTCGTTCTTCGATCCGGTCGCCGGGGAGCGCTTCGACCTGATCAGCACCAACCCGCCGTTCGTGATCTCCCCGGGCGACGACGGCAGCGACGAGCACCGGTTGGTCTACCGCGACTCGGGCCTGCCCGGCGACCAGGCGGTCGAGCACATCGTGCGCACGGCGCCCGCGCACCTCACCGACGGCGGCTGGTGCCAGGTGCTCGCCAGCTGGGTGGTCCTGACCGACCGTCCGTGGGACGAGCGGCTCGCCGAGTGGCTCCCCGACGGGTGCGACGCCCTCGTCGTCCAGCGCGAGGTGATCGACCCCGCCGGCTACGTCGAGCTGTGGCTCAGGGACTCCGGGCACCACCCCTCGACCGGCGGGGGGCGAGCAGACGACTACGTCCGGCGTTACGACGCCTGGCTGTCCTGGCTGCAGGAGCAGGGCGTCGCCGGCATCGGCTTCGGCTGGATCAACCTGCACCGCACCGGCGGTGGGACGATCGAGCTCCTCGACTGGCCCTACGACGTGGAGCAGCCGATCGCACCGGCGGTGGAGGCGTGGGGGACCGCGCAGGGCCAGGCAGTCGTGCCCACCTCTCGTCTCGTGCTGCGTTCGGACGTCGTGCAAGAGACGAGCGGCCCGGTCGGCGCGGAGCACCCGGCCACGATCCTCCTCCGTCAGCAACGCGGGTTCCGGCGCGCCCGGCAGGTCGACACCGTCGTCGCCGCGGTGGTCGGCGCCTGCGACGGGGAACTGCCGGTCGGCGCGATCGTCGACGCGGTCGCCCAGCTCCTCGAGCTCGACCCTGCGGGGACCCGGGAGCGGTACCTGCCCGAGCTGACCGCCCTGGTGGCCGAGGGATACCTGGAAAGTCGCTAG